A DNA window from Ornithinimicrobium humiphilum contains the following coding sequences:
- the rimM gene encoding ribosome maturation factor RimM (Essential for efficient processing of 16S rRNA): MSPEPEAFVAARIGKPHGLRGEVTVQVHTDDPEGRFVVGAVFETEPTERGPLTLRSVRVHQGVYLLGFEGHADRNAAEALRGTRLLVAEEDESDDDAWREEDLLGFEVVLPDGSPIGTVSGLHVRPVQDLLAVRTDRGEVLVPFVDELVPEVDEEQRRVVVDPPPGLLELGEDA, encoded by the coding sequence ATGAGCCCGGAGCCCGAGGCCTTCGTCGCCGCCCGCATCGGCAAGCCCCACGGCCTGCGCGGCGAGGTGACCGTCCAGGTGCACACCGACGACCCCGAGGGGCGGTTCGTCGTCGGTGCGGTCTTCGAGACCGAGCCGACCGAGCGTGGCCCGCTCACGCTGCGCAGCGTGCGGGTCCACCAGGGCGTCTACCTGCTCGGCTTCGAGGGGCACGCCGACCGCAACGCGGCCGAGGCGCTGCGCGGCACCCGGCTGCTCGTCGCCGAGGAGGACGAGTCCGACGACGACGCGTGGCGCGAGGAGGACCTGCTCGGCTTCGAGGTCGTCCTGCCCGACGGCAGCCCGATCGGCACCGTCTCCGGGCTGCACGTCCGTCCGGTGCAGGACCTGCTCGCGGTCCGCACCGACCGCGGCGAGGTGCTCGTGCCCTTCGTCGACGAGCTCGTCCCCGAGGTCGACGAGGAGCAGCGGCGCGTGGTCGTCGACCCGCCGCCCGGCCTGCTCGAGCTGGGGGAGGACGCGTGA
- a CDS encoding RNA-binding protein has translation MLEEALEHLVKGIVDHDGDVAVRTKSARHGDILEVRVHPDDLGRVIGRRGRTASALRTVVGALAGGQKVRVDIVDTDRVR, from the coding sequence GTGCTCGAGGAGGCGCTGGAGCACCTGGTCAAGGGCATCGTCGACCACGACGGTGACGTGGCCGTGCGCACCAAGAGCGCGCGCCACGGCGACATCCTCGAGGTCCGCGTCCACCCGGACGACCTGGGCCGGGTGATCGGCCGTCGCGGCCGCACCGCCAGCGCGCTGCGCACGGTGGTCGGCGCCCTGGCCGGCGGGCAGAAGGTCCGCGTCGACATCGTCGACACCGACCGCGTCCGCTAG